The proteins below come from a single Saccharophagus degradans 2-40 genomic window:
- a CDS encoding gluconate 2-dehydrogenase subunit 3 family protein, translated as MADSTIKGGLSSPDTSAVDTSLSRRQLLATLSASCAGLLAPSALAGGFAYNRKAGGSKGKGKLLNAEQLAVLAALVEVIIPQTDTLGAGSVDTHGFIDDQLANCTNPKEAKVFVAQLELCRNLILKQWGKAYPSLATNDQNAAMQLLATNQAPFEKVGSDFFTKLKSLTLFGYYTSQEGGSKELVYLPIAGGYDGDFKLSENGGKAFMPHQI; from the coding sequence TTGGCTGACTCTACTATTAAAGGAGGCTTATCCTCCCCCGATACCTCTGCGGTTGATACTAGTCTCTCTCGCAGACAGCTACTCGCCACGCTAAGCGCTAGTTGCGCCGGCTTGCTGGCACCAAGCGCTTTGGCTGGCGGCTTTGCTTACAACCGCAAAGCTGGCGGCAGCAAAGGTAAAGGCAAGCTACTTAACGCCGAACAATTAGCGGTATTAGCTGCCTTGGTAGAAGTTATAATTCCGCAAACAGACACCTTAGGCGCAGGCAGCGTAGATACTCACGGCTTTATAGACGATCAACTGGCTAACTGTACCAACCCCAAGGAAGCCAAAGTCTTTGTGGCACAACTAGAACTCTGCCGTAACCTAATACTCAAGCAATGGGGTAAAGCCTACCCTAGCCTAGCAACCAATGATCAAAATGCTGCAATGCAGCTACTGGCTACAAACCAAGCTCCATTTGAAAAAGTAGGCAGCGACTTTTTTACAAAACTAAAAAGCCTCACTCTTTTTGGTTATTACACGTCTCAAGAGGGCGGTAGCAAAGAATTAGTGTACCTGCCCATTGCTGGCGGCTACGACGGCGATTTTAAACTCTCTGAAAACGGTGGTAAGGCATTTATGCCGCACCAAATCTAA
- a CDS encoding MFS transporter has product MATISVSTRVALCVALGGFIFGFDASVISGVVPFISKLFGLSDWQIGAVVSAPTLGAVFSAMGVSTLADRFGRKPILISIAAIYAISAAYSALAPNFESLVIARFIGGLGFGSLVLAPIYISEIAPPHQRGRLVSFNQLNIVVGFSIAYFVNYFIVQAVSNAYSWAPPQSMVSAPWRWMLGLELLPALAYIALLFKIPESPRWLMLNNYSARATDVVKKSSQAIM; this is encoded by the coding sequence GTGGCAACAATTTCTGTATCTACCCGTGTTGCATTGTGTGTAGCACTAGGTGGATTTATTTTTGGGTTTGACGCATCGGTTATTTCTGGGGTTGTACCTTTTATATCTAAACTATTTGGCCTTAGCGACTGGCAAATAGGCGCGGTGGTTAGTGCCCCCACACTTGGTGCTGTTTTTTCTGCTATGGGGGTTTCCACCCTCGCCGACCGTTTCGGCCGCAAACCAATCCTTATAAGCATAGCCGCTATATACGCTATTTCTGCCGCCTACTCTGCCTTAGCTCCTAATTTTGAATCCCTTGTTATTGCGCGCTTTATAGGTGGGCTCGGCTTTGGCTCGCTGGTACTTGCGCCTATTTATATTTCAGAAATAGCGCCACCACATCAGCGTGGCCGCTTGGTTTCATTTAATCAATTAAACATTGTGGTAGGGTTTTCTATCGCCTACTTTGTAAACTACTTTATTGTACAAGCGGTATCCAACGCTTACAGCTGGGCGCCCCCCCAAAGTATGGTAAGCGCACCGTGGCGCTGGATGCTGGGGTTAGAGCTATTGCCTGCGCTAGCCTACATTGCCCTGCTATTTAAAATACCAGAAAGCCCGCGCTGGCTAATGCTAAATAATTATTCAGCTAGAGCAACCGATGTAGTAAAAAAAAGCTCGCAGGCAATAATGTAA
- a CDS encoding phage tail protein, with translation MPDLYPLPVFHFAVEWGGTRIGFSEVSGLTQEAQAIEYRDGVSPEYSTIKMPGLRKYSNVTLKRGIVAADNEFFSWLNTIKMNKVERRDIVVSLLNEEHIPVMIWKIHNAFPVKVEGPGLKASGNEVAVESIELAHEGLELQNE, from the coding sequence ATGCCAGATTTATATCCCTTACCAGTATTTCACTTTGCCGTAGAGTGGGGCGGAACCCGCATAGGCTTTTCTGAGGTTTCGGGTCTAACACAAGAAGCGCAAGCGATTGAATATCGCGACGGCGTATCGCCAGAATATTCCACCATAAAAATGCCGGGCTTGCGCAAATACAGCAATGTCACCTTAAAGCGAGGCATTGTTGCCGCCGATAACGAATTCTTTTCTTGGTTAAATACCATAAAAATGAATAAAGTCGAGCGCCGCGATATTGTTGTATCGCTATTAAACGAAGAACACATTCCCGTAATGATTTGGAAAATACACAATGCTTTTCCTGTAAAAGTAGAGGGGCCAGGGCTAAAGGCCTCGGGAAATGAAGTGGCCGTAGAATCTATAGAGTTAGCGCACGAAGGGTTAGAACTGCAAAACGAGTAA
- a CDS encoding CIS tube protein: MENGELEKLLIKAYTQADYSGDVFGEFEAYVNPNEITLAYEMEYDSSQASGTTNSRMEFKKVKPGDMSLSFFIDGTGANGVKIDVQQRVEAFQTITGYNGDIHRPNYLIVAWGTLQVKRCILKSASIAYKLFKPSGEPLRAVISATFTDNSDDETRVALAQDESPDLTHARIFAAGDNLPMMCYQIYGSPHYYLDVAEANGLDNFRNIAPGTRILFPPLEK; this comes from the coding sequence ATGGAAAATGGCGAGCTAGAAAAGCTACTCATAAAAGCTTATACCCAAGCCGATTACTCAGGTGATGTGTTTGGCGAGTTTGAGGCGTATGTTAACCCTAACGAAATAACACTTGCTTACGAAATGGAGTACGACAGTAGTCAAGCATCAGGCACCACTAACAGCCGCATGGAGTTTAAAAAGGTAAAGCCAGGCGATATGTCGTTGTCTTTTTTTATTGATGGTACTGGCGCTAACGGAGTAAAAATAGATGTGCAGCAACGAGTAGAGGCCTTTCAAACAATTACTGGCTATAACGGCGATATACATCGGCCAAATTATTTGATTGTAGCGTGGGGTACATTGCAGGTTAAACGTTGCATCCTTAAGTCGGCATCAATTGCCTATAAATTGTTTAAGCCTAGCGGCGAACCCTTGCGCGCTGTGATATCGGCCACCTTTACCGATAATTCCGACGATGAAACACGCGTTGCACTGGCGCAAGATGAATCCCCAGACCTAACCCACGCCCGTATTTTTGCCGCAGGCGATAACCTGCCAATGATGTGTTATCAAATATACGGCAGCCCGCATTACTACTTAGATGTGGCAGAAGCGAATGGTTTAGATAACTTCCGGAATATAGCGCCGGGTACCCGTATTTTATTTCCACCGCTGGAGAAATAA
- a CDS encoding MFS transporter, whose amino-acid sequence MGLLLSKRVRFALLLGLLLACAQQITGINAIYFYAPTIFEQSGVGTNAAFAQAALIGLINVLFTIVAMGLIDKVGRKPLLLIGLTGVAISMSLCAWEFKQAHYKIENAAIFEELNIPAPMNLVGVTFNSDTEFKQALRIELGDLAAKDYEAKLISNAIQFNAKLFLFGILLFVASFAVSLGPVMWVLLPEIFPNHLRGVGMALTGLVNSAVSFSVQLVFPWELSQLGAALTFFIYGAFALLGCILVARYLPETKGKSLEELEATFIK is encoded by the coding sequence ATAGGTTTACTACTAAGCAAACGAGTACGCTTTGCACTACTACTTGGTTTGCTACTTGCCTGCGCACAACAAATTACCGGCATTAACGCCATTTATTTTTATGCACCCACAATATTCGAACAAAGCGGTGTAGGCACCAACGCCGCCTTTGCCCAAGCGGCACTCATTGGCTTAATAAACGTATTATTTACCATTGTAGCCATGGGTTTAATTGATAAAGTTGGCCGCAAGCCATTGCTATTAATAGGCCTTACTGGTGTAGCCATAAGTATGAGCTTATGCGCATGGGAATTTAAACAAGCTCACTATAAAATAGAAAACGCCGCCATTTTTGAAGAGCTCAACATACCAGCCCCAATGAACTTAGTTGGCGTAACATTTAACAGCGATACCGAATTTAAACAAGCGCTCCGCATAGAGCTAGGAGACCTAGCAGCAAAAGATTACGAAGCAAAACTTATTAGCAATGCGATTCAGTTTAATGCCAAATTATTTTTGTTTGGTATTTTATTATTTGTAGCATCGTTTGCCGTATCCCTTGGCCCAGTAATGTGGGTATTACTTCCAGAAATATTCCCCAACCACCTGCGCGGTGTAGGCATGGCACTTACCGGCTTAGTCAATAGCGCAGTAAGCTTTAGCGTACAGCTTGTATTCCCGTGGGAGCTAAGTCAGCTGGGCGCCGCACTTACATTTTTTATCTACGGCGCCTTCGCACTACTGGGCTGTATTTTAGTTGCTCGCTACTTGCCAGAAACAAAAGGTAAATCGTTAGAGGAGCTAGAGGCAACATTTATTAAATAG
- a CDS encoding Y-family DNA polymerase: MSSNTTKYNKPRKKPQLWLALQLHQLPLNCCRQNEQPIHSHCNQAIVVVEKFRVTHLTQGAAKLGITTNMPIATAQALGNITQLESTPQKQQQAINILQDICYRFTPYIETQHSNGHTGLLLEISRCLLLFDGVDSLYNQLTQALNRTPFEYKLAFGHTKHAAWLQTFAQSQQADYSQKILDTLNTLYNSKHSTVNTAERCRAFFIEQLNRNAIHLLHDHPKAIESLDKTGFQTLKDIYNHIETNGLASLSKRLGTDFTEYLAELYDIDQGTKQTSLFKPPARTYQPQEIFCQHIQFDYPIANSEQLRQPMQTLLQQLDDFLRNRQQQIQRLYWHLFDIYQNKDTLVVNGNGLSGQHHTWQQLLELSIIQLENKSLAFEVDILELECQHLQQAQHTSQALAFDGKHNNQGSNAFELTLARLQSRLGEHAIYKVSAHDSHIPEHTNVKIPATANANTQLTPAQHNAWRPSWLLHEPIAIRMHKNTLYWYGQLQLLQGPERIEGHWWDTPTARDYFVAQREDFVRLWVFYDLFLKEWFVQGVF, translated from the coding sequence ATGAGTAGTAATACAACAAAATACAATAAGCCGCGAAAAAAACCACAACTATGGCTAGCACTACAACTTCATCAATTGCCTTTAAATTGTTGCAGGCAAAACGAGCAGCCAATACATAGCCACTGCAACCAAGCCATTGTGGTAGTGGAGAAGTTTCGCGTTACACACCTAACACAAGGCGCAGCAAAGCTAGGCATTACAACCAACATGCCCATAGCCACAGCGCAAGCTTTAGGCAATATCACCCAACTCGAAAGCACACCGCAAAAACAGCAGCAAGCCATTAATATATTGCAGGATATCTGCTATCGCTTTACACCTTACATAGAAACACAACACAGCAACGGCCATACCGGTTTGTTATTAGAAATATCCCGCTGCTTATTGTTATTCGATGGCGTAGACAGTTTATACAACCAGCTCACTCAAGCGCTTAACCGCACGCCCTTTGAATATAAACTTGCCTTTGGGCATACCAAACACGCCGCTTGGTTACAAACCTTTGCTCAATCGCAACAAGCGGATTATTCGCAAAAAATATTAGATACCCTAAACACGCTATACAACAGCAAGCACAGCACAGTAAACACCGCAGAGCGCTGCCGCGCATTTTTCATTGAACAATTAAATAGAAACGCTATACATTTATTACACGACCACCCCAAAGCAATTGAAAGCTTAGATAAAACAGGCTTTCAAACCTTAAAAGATATTTATAACCATATAGAAACAAACGGCTTAGCAAGCTTAAGCAAACGCCTAGGTACCGACTTTACCGAATACCTAGCCGAGCTTTACGACATAGACCAAGGCACAAAACAAACCAGCCTCTTTAAACCGCCTGCTCGCACTTATCAACCGCAAGAGATCTTTTGCCAGCATATTCAATTCGACTACCCCATAGCCAACAGCGAACAACTACGCCAACCTATGCAAACACTGCTACAGCAACTGGACGACTTTTTGCGCAACCGCCAACAACAAATACAACGCTTGTATTGGCATCTATTCGATATTTATCAAAACAAAGATACCCTTGTAGTAAACGGCAACGGGTTAAGCGGCCAACACCACACTTGGCAACAATTGTTAGAGCTTTCCATTATTCAATTAGAAAACAAAAGCCTAGCCTTTGAGGTAGACATACTAGAACTAGAGTGCCAACACCTACAGCAAGCACAACACACAAGCCAAGCACTCGCCTTTGACGGCAAGCACAACAACCAAGGCAGCAACGCATTCGAACTCACCCTCGCACGCCTGCAATCGCGTTTAGGCGAACACGCTATTTACAAAGTAAGCGCCCACGATAGCCATATACCAGAACACACAAACGTAAAAATTCCCGCAACAGCCAACGCCAACACCCAACTTACCCCCGCCCAACACAATGCATGGCGGCCAAGCTGGCTATTACACGAGCCTATTGCTATTCGCATGCATAAAAATACGCTGTATTGGTATGGGCAATTGCAGTTATTACAGGGGCCAGAACGCATTGAGGGGCACTGGTGGGATACCCCAACAGCGCGGGATTATTTTGTGGCGCAGAGGGAGGATTTTGTGAGGCTTTGGGTTTTTTATGATTTGTTTTTGAAGGAGTGGTTTGTGCAGGGGGTGTTTTGA
- a CDS encoding phage tail protein encodes MASYYPPLGFHFKVEVLGITPNDQDTRFTDVGGLGIEMSTEDVAEGGQNRFMQKYPVRAKHTDLTLKRGLLKNSEIIKWVQDCIELFDIEPKNIDVKLLNEEHEPLMTWHLVNAYPTKWSVSDFSATNNSVVVESMQLFYQYFTVDKE; translated from the coding sequence ATGGCTAGTTATTACCCTCCATTGGGGTTTCATTTTAAGGTTGAAGTATTAGGTATAACACCTAACGACCAGGATACCCGATTTACCGACGTGGGTGGGTTAGGTATAGAAATGAGCACCGAGGATGTGGCTGAAGGTGGCCAAAATCGATTTATGCAAAAGTATCCCGTGCGCGCTAAGCATACCGATTTAACCTTAAAGCGCGGCTTATTAAAAAACTCTGAAATTATTAAGTGGGTCCAAGATTGCATAGAGCTGTTTGATATTGAGCCGAAAAATATAGATGTAAAACTGTTGAACGAAGAGCACGAACCGTTAATGACATGGCATTTAGTAAATGCCTACCCTACAAAGTGGTCCGTTAGTGATTTTTCTGCAACCAATAACAGTGTGGTAGTAGAGAGCATGCAACTGTTTTATCAGTACTTTACGGTAGATAAGGAGTAA
- a CDS encoding phage tail sheath family protein, producing MATYKTPNVYIEEVSVFPPSVAEVETAIPAFIGYTAKAKKSTDNDLILKPTKIYSLKEFEQYYGSCAFDDISVDVVDDGAGGFTTTSFVPPTVEYILWYSMKMFFDNGGGQCYITSVGIHQSTPVIDLEGDNSADPTTMYGLQDGLNAVRNEDEPTLIVIPEAVQLDAAEYQTLAQAVLLQCGELQDRFAVFDVFDGGSKLDPTQLSTNRGYYGSNNLKYGAVYYPFIKTTLNHQITAAEDNVNVDYNSTGDVTLASLKSSNTALYNYVKTKIKEAYVVLPPSSAVVGVYAAVDSSRGVWKAPANVSLANVIEPVVKIDNTIQDGLNVDVTSGKSINAIRAFMGKGTLVWGARTLAGNDNEWRYVPVRRFFNMVEESIKKSTYWAVFEPNDANTWVKVRGMIESYLLQKWRDGALAGAKPSDAYFVRCGLGITMDAQDILEGRMNVEIGMAVVRPAEFIILKFSHKLQTS from the coding sequence ATGGCGACGTATAAAACCCCAAACGTCTATATCGAGGAGGTGTCGGTTTTCCCTCCTTCTGTGGCTGAGGTAGAAACTGCAATACCTGCATTTATTGGTTATACCGCTAAGGCTAAAAAAAGCACCGATAACGATTTAATTCTTAAGCCTACTAAAATCTACTCGCTAAAAGAGTTTGAGCAATACTACGGTAGCTGCGCTTTCGACGATATTTCTGTTGATGTGGTAGATGACGGGGCCGGCGGCTTTACCACTACAAGTTTTGTACCTCCTACAGTGGAATATATCTTGTGGTACAGCATGAAAATGTTTTTCGATAATGGCGGTGGTCAATGCTATATCACGTCTGTAGGTATACATCAGTCTACACCCGTTATCGATTTAGAAGGGGATAACAGCGCCGATCCCACGACTATGTATGGCTTGCAAGACGGCTTAAATGCGGTAAGAAACGAAGATGAGCCTACTCTCATTGTTATTCCCGAGGCTGTGCAGTTGGATGCCGCCGAGTACCAAACATTAGCTCAAGCGGTATTGCTGCAATGTGGTGAACTACAAGACAGATTCGCAGTATTTGATGTGTTTGATGGCGGCAGTAAATTAGACCCAACCCAGCTAAGCACCAACAGAGGTTATTACGGTAGTAATAATCTTAAGTACGGTGCGGTGTACTACCCCTTTATAAAAACCACGCTTAACCATCAAATAACCGCCGCCGAAGATAATGTAAATGTAGATTACAACTCTACCGGGGATGTGACATTGGCATCGCTTAAGTCGTCCAATACGGCACTGTATAACTACGTTAAAACTAAAATTAAAGAAGCCTACGTGGTACTGCCGCCGTCATCTGCGGTGGTGGGTGTGTATGCCGCAGTTGATTCTAGCCGTGGCGTGTGGAAGGCGCCAGCAAATGTAAGCTTGGCAAATGTCATAGAGCCCGTTGTTAAAATTGATAACACCATACAAGACGGCTTAAACGTAGATGTAACATCGGGTAAATCTATAAATGCTATTCGCGCATTTATGGGCAAGGGCACGTTAGTGTGGGGTGCTCGCACGCTTGCGGGTAACGATAACGAGTGGCGCTACGTACCGGTAAGGCGCTTTTTTAATATGGTTGAAGAGTCCATTAAAAAGTCTACCTACTGGGCAGTGTTCGAGCCTAACGATGCAAATACATGGGTAAAAGTGCGCGGCATGATTGAATCCTATTTATTGCAGAAGTGGCGCGATGGAGCCTTAGCTGGCGCCAAGCCAAGTGATGCATATTTTGTGCGCTGCGGGTTAGGTATCACCATGGATGCACAGGATATTCTTGAAGGTCGCATGAATGTGGAAATAGGAATGGCAGTAGTAAGGCCTGCGGAATTTATTATTCTTAAATTCTCACATAAATTACAAACATCATAG
- a CDS encoding DUF5908 family protein: MPVIIDEVVISVEVSNQASGGASQRPSSTDEKQIIVAECVERVLDILKQRQER; encoded by the coding sequence GTGCCAGTCATTATTGATGAAGTTGTTATCTCTGTTGAAGTCAGTAACCAAGCTTCCGGTGGTGCAAGCCAAAGGCCGTCGTCTACCGACGAGAAACAAATAATAGTGGCCGAGTGTGTAGAGCGCGTGCTGGATATTCTCAAGCAGCGGCAGGAGCGTTAA
- a CDS encoding diguanylate cyclase encodes MPNETAPSPRNNAVLDQLLRRGDVWRGHSAAFNHKSTLATGHSALDPLLLGNGWPLKSLIEAALPLGKKAPNSSLVPAACWFLLGPSLRAQLTKSDGYVLLLNPPAIPFAQGLIQQGIPLNRLLIVNTENKQDFVAAFTELSQATYCHAVIAWQPKQALSYTELRKCQLACDNGQALNILFRTNLLQSSPAPLRLALNLQQHTLNVQVIKQRGDFKQATAELALPADWQSLAPYKYLLPSSQSQQHQNANFKTAANYYFGVLSGAPLAPNNLVPLANFTTKKRR; translated from the coding sequence TTGCCTAACGAAACAGCACCCTCCCCCCGCAATAACGCAGTGCTAGACCAGCTACTGCGGCGCGGCGATGTATGGCGCGGGCATTCGGCTGCGTTTAATCACAAAAGCACGCTCGCCACGGGGCACAGCGCACTAGACCCGCTGCTACTAGGCAATGGCTGGCCACTTAAAAGCCTTATAGAAGCTGCACTTCCACTGGGTAAAAAAGCCCCAAACAGCAGCCTAGTGCCCGCTGCATGCTGGTTTTTACTTGGCCCCAGTCTGCGAGCACAACTTACTAAAAGCGATGGCTACGTGCTGCTGCTTAATCCACCGGCTATACCTTTTGCCCAAGGGCTAATACAACAGGGCATACCACTAAACCGCCTGTTAATTGTAAACACCGAAAATAAACAGGATTTCGTCGCCGCGTTTACCGAGCTTAGCCAAGCAACTTACTGCCATGCCGTAATCGCCTGGCAACCCAAACAGGCCTTAAGCTATACCGAGTTACGCAAATGCCAATTAGCCTGCGATAACGGCCAAGCACTCAATATTTTATTTAGAACTAATCTACTGCAAAGTAGCCCTGCGCCACTTAGGCTGGCGCTAAACCTGCAACAACACACCTTAAATGTGCAGGTTATTAAACAGCGTGGCGATTTTAAACAAGCCACCGCAGAGCTTGCCCTACCGGCAGACTGGCAAAGCCTTGCACCTTATAAGTATTTATTACCCAGCTCGCAATCACAGCAACATCAAAACGCTAATTTTAAAACCGCCGCCAACTATTATTTCGGCGTGCTTTCTGGTGCACCGCTAGCACCCAACAACCTAGTGCCTCTCGCTAACTTCACCACTAAAAAAAGGCGCTAA
- a CDS encoding GMC oxidoreductase, translating into MIDPFLIKKTTKKFDAIVVGSGISGGWAAKELCERGLKVLLVERGRAVRHQKDYEGEFKAPWDLPHRNQVDYKLVQDQHHVQRKCYAFNDATKHFFGNDRDYPYITKEGTGFDWIRGNQLGGRSLLWHRQSFRWGEIDFEENLRDGNGCDWPIRYKDLEPWYSHVEKFAGISGSVENIPTLPDSEFLPPFEMNAAEKYAKKAIEKKYPHMKFIQGRCAHLSEPTQFFLDQGRGKCMARNQCQRGCSFGAYFSTLSSTLPAAIKTNNLSIACNSVVHSVIYDEKSGKATGVNVIDEETLETREYYGGMIFLCASTLGTTQIMLNSKSKAFPNGIANSSGVLGHYLMDHIYNSSAYGVLEGFEDDYYKGQRPTGPIIPRFKNLKKNSEKFNRGYFLRGGAVRPVTYSSPDDKTFGVELKNKLQKPGPWILHFGGSGEMTPKYENMVSLHPTKTDKWGIPLLVFDCKFTENDKLMMEDMADTAAEILTTIGCKHVTKDISDAPPGLAIHEMGTARMGRDPKTSVLNGNNQCHDVPNLFVTDGACMASTAHQNPSLTYMAITARAAAFAAEQYKNKAL; encoded by the coding sequence ATGATTGATCCTTTTTTAATTAAAAAAACCACCAAAAAATTTGACGCTATTGTTGTCGGCTCTGGCATTTCTGGTGGATGGGCTGCCAAAGAACTGTGTGAGCGCGGCTTAAAAGTTTTGCTGGTAGAGCGCGGCCGCGCAGTGCGCCACCAGAAAGATTACGAAGGCGAATTTAAAGCACCGTGGGACCTGCCACACAGGAACCAAGTGGATTACAAGTTAGTACAAGACCAGCATCACGTGCAACGCAAGTGCTACGCCTTTAATGATGCGACCAAACACTTTTTTGGCAACGACCGCGACTACCCCTACATAACCAAAGAGGGCACAGGCTTTGATTGGATACGAGGCAATCAACTCGGTGGCCGCTCATTGCTATGGCACCGTCAATCCTTCCGCTGGGGAGAAATAGACTTTGAAGAAAACCTGCGCGACGGCAACGGTTGCGACTGGCCAATTCGCTATAAAGACTTAGAACCGTGGTACTCCCATGTAGAAAAATTCGCGGGTATTTCAGGTAGCGTAGAAAACATACCCACCTTGCCCGATAGCGAATTTTTGCCACCGTTTGAGATGAACGCTGCCGAAAAATATGCAAAAAAAGCTATCGAAAAAAAATACCCTCATATGAAATTCATACAGGGTCGCTGTGCGCACTTATCTGAGCCCACCCAATTTTTTCTAGATCAAGGCCGCGGTAAATGTATGGCCCGCAATCAGTGCCAGCGCGGCTGCTCTTTTGGTGCATACTTTTCTACCCTTAGCTCCACGTTGCCTGCGGCGATCAAAACAAACAACTTAAGCATTGCCTGCAACAGTGTTGTACACAGTGTTATTTACGATGAGAAAAGCGGCAAAGCAACCGGTGTAAATGTAATAGACGAAGAAACATTAGAAACTCGCGAATATTACGGCGGCATGATTTTTCTGTGCGCCTCAACACTTGGCACCACCCAAATAATGCTTAATTCTAAATCCAAAGCTTTTCCAAATGGTATTGCCAACTCTTCGGGCGTGCTCGGTCACTACTTGATGGATCACATTTATAATTCTAGCGCTTACGGTGTGTTAGAAGGCTTTGAAGATGACTACTACAAAGGGCAGCGCCCAACAGGCCCTATTATTCCTCGGTTTAAAAACTTAAAGAAAAATAGCGAGAAGTTTAATCGCGGTTATTTTTTACGCGGCGGCGCGGTTCGGCCAGTTACCTATAGCTCCCCCGATGACAAAACCTTTGGCGTGGAATTAAAAAACAAGCTACAAAAACCAGGGCCTTGGATTCTTCATTTCGGCGGCTCAGGCGAAATGACACCCAAGTACGAAAACATGGTTAGCTTACACCCAACCAAAACCGACAAGTGGGGCATTCCACTATTAGTTTTCGATTGTAAATTCACCGAAAACGACAAGCTGATGATGGAAGACATGGCCGATACTGCTGCAGAAATTCTCACAACAATTGGCTGCAAGCATGTCACTAAAGATATTAGCGATGCGCCCCCCGGCTTAGCCATTCACGAAATGGGCACCGCACGCATGGGCCGCGACCCCAAAACCTCGGTATTAAATGGCAACAACCAATGCCACGATGTACCCAACCTATTTGTAACAGACGGTGCATGTATGGCCTCTACTGCTCACCAAAACCCATCACTTACCTATATGGCAATTACCGCGCGCGCAGCTGCCTTTGCTGCAGAGCAATACAAAAATAAAGCGCTCTAA
- a CDS encoding outer membrane beta-barrel protein has protein sequence MNIKTSLICALFCIAGTAQADESTPTNETTTRWYGSLGRISLDDAVQQEGIDTSATSWRFGGERQTNNWLFGGGISGFLYSDNNSFSQDVENSWGSDSTADSSATAFNFYFEGGYVHPLNQNVDVALLAGIELVLSSTRGIGNCTNCYEEDIDVSSGFYIQPRITYTFENNWFMGASYNLYQGGDVNSGLSLTVGVGY, from the coding sequence ATGAATATTAAGACCTCATTAATTTGCGCTTTATTTTGTATCGCGGGCACAGCTCAAGCGGACGAGTCAACTCCAACTAACGAAACCACTACCCGCTGGTACGGCAGCTTAGGCAGAATCAGCTTGGATGACGCAGTGCAGCAAGAAGGCATCGACACCTCTGCTACTTCTTGGCGATTTGGCGGCGAGCGCCAAACGAATAATTGGCTTTTTGGTGGTGGCATCTCTGGCTTTTTATATTCAGATAACAACAGCTTTTCTCAAGACGTAGAGAACAGCTGGGGCAGTGATAGCACAGCAGATTCAAGTGCAACCGCTTTTAACTTTTACTTCGAAGGCGGCTATGTACACCCGTTAAACCAGAATGTAGACGTAGCGCTTTTAGCCGGTATTGAGCTTGTGCTTTCATCTACGCGCGGCATTGGCAATTGCACCAATTGCTACGAAGAAGATATAGACGTTTCTAGCGGCTTTTATATTCAGCCACGCATTACCTATACCTTCGAAAACAACTGGTTTATGGGCGCATCTTACAACCTCTATCAAGGTGGCGACGTAAATAGCGGCCTTTCTTTAACTGTAGGTGTAGGCTACTAG
- a CDS encoding DUF4255 domain-containing protein, whose amino-acid sequence MLDVALKFLAGEVNAYLKSRTGLTDDIVELNPVVDEAGKYLISDGGVSIVLINMEEETATREQTYEYQYHAGQHIKLQPELKLNLYLMFAANFKLYDQALKYLSHVLTFFQSHKLFTPQSHPALDSSIQRLALDMQSLSFDQLNQVWAYIGGKHLPSVVYKARLIAIQDQSQDGVQPPISIVNMSAGGM is encoded by the coding sequence ATGTTGGATGTTGCATTAAAGTTTCTTGCCGGTGAGGTAAATGCATACCTTAAGTCTCGTACAGGCTTAACCGATGATATTGTCGAGCTAAACCCCGTTGTAGATGAGGCAGGAAAATACCTTATCAGTGATGGCGGTGTTTCCATTGTGCTTATTAATATGGAAGAAGAAACCGCGACACGAGAACAAACCTACGAATATCAATACCATGCTGGTCAGCATATTAAATTACAGCCAGAGCTAAAGTTAAACCTCTATCTGATGTTTGCGGCAAATTTTAAGCTGTATGATCAGGCGCTTAAATACTTGTCTCACGTATTAACCTTTTTTCAATCCCATAAATTATTTACCCCGCAATCGCATCCAGCCTTAGATAGCAGTATTCAGCGTTTAGCGTTGGATATGCAATCTTTAAGTTTCGACCAGCTCAATCAAGTGTGGGCCTATATTGGGGGTAAACACTTGCCCTCTGTTGTGTATAAAGCGCGATTGATTGCTATACAGGATCAATCTCAAGATGGCGTTCAGCCGCCTATTAGTATTGTTAATATGTCTGCGGGTGGTATGTAA